A genomic region of Sander lucioperca isolate FBNREF2018 chromosome 6, SLUC_FBN_1.2, whole genome shotgun sequence contains the following coding sequences:
- the hyal1 gene encoding hyaluronidase-1 — MSSFHHDVLLFLNLISLVSGLQFATSSFSQVPFLTVWNAPTASCLSQYGVDLDLGTFSIVQNQNQTFMGENITIFYSEKLGLYPSYTSQAEAINGGVPQNASLDEHLRVASEDIHTWIPDRDFQGLAVVDWESWRPVWERNWDSKHVYWVGSRALVRSRHPDWSPAQVDAAARVEFEEAGRKFMEETLKLGQQERPNGLWGYYGFPNCYNYYSEKSTNYTGECPPVELKRNDKLLWLWNVSSALYPDIYLSLELRDLSREVLLYTHHRILEAMRAGAWLIPSTPPVFPYARIVYTYTLDFLSQEHLVYTIGESAALGSAGVVLWGDHAFSKSQATCNAIKSYIDKTLGPYLVNVTAAATLCSQTMCSSQGRCQRRNPNSRAYLHLDPAVWKVLSEKKPEGGQNYRVLGQMKTHEAMFIKSKFQCRCYPGWGGESCSKPIQG, encoded by the exons ATGAGTTCCTTTCATCATGACGTGCTGCTTTTCTTAAATCTGATCAGCCTCGTTTCAGGGCTGCAGTTTGCAACATCATCTTTTTCCCAGGTGCCTTTCCTTACAGTGTGGAACGCCCCTACTGCCAGCTGTCTCTCTCAATATGGCGTGGATCTCGACTTGGGCACGTTCAGCATCGTCCAGAACCAGAATCAAACCTTTATGGGTGAAAACATAACCATCTTTTACTCTGAAAAGCTCGGTCTGTATCCCAGTTACACCAGCCAAGCAGAGGCTATCAATGGCGGGGTGCCGCAGAACGCCAGTCTTGATGAACACCTCAGAGTGGCCTCTGAAGACATCCACACCTGGATCCCTGACAGGGATTTTCAGGGCCTGGCTGTGGTGGACTGGGAGAGCTGGAGACCTGTATGGGAGAGAAACTGGGACAGTAAGCATGTATACTGGGTGGGGTCAAGAGCACTAGTGAGGTCCAGGCATCCAGACTGGAGCCCTGCACAGGTAGATGCTGCGGCACGTGTGGAGTTTGAGGAAGCTGGGAGGAAGTTCATGGAGGAAACACTGAAGCTGGGGCAGCAGGAGAGACCAAATGGGCTGTGGGGTTATTATGGTTTTCCTAACTGCTACAACTACTACAGCGAAAAAAGCACAAACTACACAGGGGAGTGTCCACCTGTAGAGCTGAAGAGGAACGACAAGCTGTTGTGGTTGTGGAACGTCTCCTCCGCTCTTTATCCTGACATCTACCTCAGCCTGGAGCTGCGAGACCTCAGCAGAGAAGTGCTCCTCTACACCCACCACCGCATCCTGGAGGCCATGAGAGCAGGAGCTTGGCTGATTCCATCAACGCCACCCGTGTTCCCATACGCTCGCATCGTCTACACGTACACATTAGATTTCCTCTCTCAG GAGCACCTGGTCTACACCATCGGAGAGAGTGCTGCTTTAGGATCTGCAGGGGTGGTGCTTTGGGGCGACCATGCCTTCTCCAAATCTCAG GCGACTTGTAATGCTATAAAATCCTACATTGACAAGACTCTGGGTCCTTACCTGGTGAACGTAACGGCGGCGGCCACTCTTTGCAGCCAGACAATGTGTTCCTCTCAGGGAAGATGCCAGAGGAGGAACCCGAACTCAAGGGCCTACCTCCACCTGGACCCTGCCGTGTGGAAGGTGTTGTCTGAGAAGAAACCAGAGGGAGGGCAGAACTACAGAGTTTTAGGACAGATGAAAACACACGAGGCGATGTTCATTAAGTCTAAGTTTCAGTGCAGGTGTTACCCAGGGTGGGGCGGTGAGAGCTGCTCCAAACCGATTCAGGGATAA
- the hyal2a gene encoding hyaluronidase-2 codes for MLCWSLPDWKVLLLIVLLWDCICALGLKPTRWPLYSQKPLLLAWNAPTEDCAPRHGIRFQLDLFQIVASPNEGFFRQNLTIFYKERLGLYPSFKPDETAVNGGLPQVASVTQHLEKMTEGVQKYIREPGAKGLAVIDWEEWRPLWIRNWETKDVYRRHSRELVRQKNPTWPPEQVGKVAQQEFEMSAKKFMLETLRLAKNLRPNQLWGFYLFPDCYNHDYRRTLENYTGRCPDVEVARNEQLKWLWTESTALFPSIYMAPVLRSSDSGRQFVRNRVKEGMRLASTGDGLARPVFVYTRPTYTNSLEQLTETDLVSTIGESVALGAAGIIMWGDVAYASSKNSCSDLDVYIRGPLSQYLINVSMAAELCSQTLCGSHGRCLRKNSDSNVYLHLNPLYHTISTQNGRPTVVGELGEEEETSFRTEFQCQCYSGYQGVDCDQKDPLHQRGTASQIMASALQCVILLVTSLLLC; via the exons ATGTTGTGCTGGTCTTTGCCTGACTGGAAAGTACTGCTGCTGATTGTACTGCTTTGGGACTGCATCTGTGCTTTGGGACTGAAACCCACGAGATGGCCACTGTATTCCCAAAAGCCTTTGCTCCTTGCTTGGAATGCCCCGACTGAGGACTGTGCCCCACGGCATGGTATTCGCTTTCAGCTGGACCTTTTCCAAATCGTAGCCTCACCCAATGAGGGCTTCTTTAGGCAGAACCTCACCATCTTCTATAAAGAACGCTTGGGCCTGTACCCCTCCTTTAAGCCAGATGAAACAGCGGTGAACGGGGGGCTGCCGCAGGTGGCCAGTGTCACGCAGCACCTGGAAAAGATGACGGAGGGAGTGCAGAAGTACATCCGGGAACCAGGGGCCAAGGGTCTGGCAGTTattgactgggaggagtggcgcCCACTCTGGATACGTAACTGGGAAACCAAAGATGTTTACCGCAGACATTCTCGTGAGTTGGTGCGTCAGAAGAACCCGACATGGCCTCCGGAGCAGGTGGGAAAAGTGGCCCAGCAGGAGTTTGAGATGTCTGCCAAGAAATTCATGCTGGAGACGTTGAGGCTCGCCAAGAACCTGAGGCCAAACCAGCTGTGGGGTTTCTACCTGTTCCCCGACTGCTACAATCACGACTACAGGCGCACTCTGGAGAACTACACAGGCCGCTGTCCTGATGTGGAGGTGGCCCGCAACGAGCAGCTGAAATGGTTGTGGACTGAGAGCACGGCCCTCTTCCCCTCTATCTACATGGCCCCTGTGCTGCGTTCCTCAGACTCTGGACGCCAGTTTGTCCGGAACCGAGTGAAGGAGGGGATGCGTTTGGCATCAACAGGCGATGGGTTGGCACGTCCTGTCTTTGTGTACACCCGGCCCACTTACACCAACTCCCTGGAACAGCTGACAGAG ACTGACCTCGTCTCCACCATTGGGGAGAGCGTGGCTTTGGGAGCAGCTGGAATAATCATGTGGGGAGATGTAGCTTATGCAAGCAGCAAA AACAGCTGTTCCGACCTGGACGTGTATATACGGGGTCCGCTAAGTCAATACCTCATCAACGTCTCCATGGCAGCAGAGCTATGTAGCCAGACCTTGTGTGGTTCTCACGGACGCTGTCTGCGCAAAAATTCAGACAGCAATGTTTACTTGCATCTAAACCCCCTCTACCACACTATCAGCACACAAAACGGCAGGCCAACAGTCGTCGGTGAGCTTGGCGAAGAAGAGGAGACCAGTTTTCGCACCGAGTTTCAGTGCCAGTGCTACAGCGGCTATCAGGGAGTGGACTGTGATCAGAAAGACCCTCTACACCAAAGAGGGACGGCATCTCAAATCATGGCGTCAGCACTGCAATGTGTGATCTTACTGGTTACCTCTCTGCTCCTCTGTTGA